The genomic stretch TTCCGTTGCAGGAAACATCTTGATGCGATTCTGAAACCTGTATGGAGCTTGGCTGATTGATGACTACCGAAGTGGAGACCGAGCAGTTGGAGATATCTTTGACCGTGACTAAATATGTAGCCGCAGCCAAATTGTTCAAGGCAGGGGTTGTTGCAGAAGTATTCCAGGAATAAGTAAAGCCGTTTTTACCACCAGAGGCTGTAGCTGTTATAGAGCCATCTGAATTGCCGAAGCAAGTAATATCGGATTTGCTTATTGCTACATTGATGAACGCCGGCTGATTCAGGCTGATGGATGTTAAAGCCGTGCATTGGTTCGCATCGGTTACGGTCACAGAATGATTACCCGCCAAAGCATTGGTCAAGGTTTTGTTCGTAGAACCGTTACTCCATAAATAAGTATAGGGTCCGGTTCCGCCGTTTACTCCAATATCTACCTTACCATCAGAGAGACCATGACAGCTTGGATTAGTAATAGAGAAGATGGTGGTGGACATTTGGGTTGGCTGTGATATTTCTTCACTGGCCGTACCTGAACAGCCGTTATTATCTATTACGGTTACGGTATAGGTTCCGGTGGAAACACCGGTAATATTCTGGGTAGAAACTGACCCTCCCCAATCAAAAGTGTAGGATGGGGTGCCGCCTGTTACGTTCACATCAATTCTTCCTGAAGACTGAGCAAAGCAAGCAATGTCTAATTTGGAGGTGGTGATAACCAGGGGGTCTGGTTCCGAGACCGTAAAAATTTTGTGGGCAATACAGTAATTAGCATCGGTAACGGTTACGGGATAGTCTCCAGCTACGAGGTTATTTCTGGATATGCTGTTAATTCCTCCACCCCAATCATAAGTATAAGATGAAACTCCACCGTTTATACTCAGATTGATGGAGCCATTATTTCCGCTATTACAGGAAATGTCATTTACTACTGCACCGATACTTAATTCGGTGGGTTGAGATATAGAGACTGAATGAGTGGTGGAGCAATTGGAATTATCTGAAACAGTAACCGAGTAATTTCCGGCAGTGACGGCATTTCTGTTTTGAGTGGCAACTCCCCCACCCCAGTTGTATGAATAGCCGGAAGTTCCGCCAGTGGCAGATAATTGAATAGCTCCATTAGTTCCGTTGAAGCAGGAAACATTGTTTACAATAGAGGTAACATTCAAAGCACTTGGCTGGCTGATAACAAACGAATTCATACTGGTACAGCCTACATTATCCGTAGTGGTGAGATAATAAGTACCATCAGACAAGGAAGATCGGTTGGCCGTACAGACAGCGTCCGACCACTGGTACGAGTAAGGAGCTGTTCCTCCATTCACATTTACTTGAATAGCGCCATCACTTCCAGCATAACATTTTACGTCCACTTTTGTAGAAGATACAACAATAGAGCTTGCTTGACCCACGGTAATGGTGTCCGTAGCGGTGCAAGTAGCAAAGTCTGTCACCGTCACAAGGTAATTGCCAGTAATTAGTCCGATTCTGCTTTGTGTAGTATATCCGTCATTCCAGAGATAGTTATAAGATGATGTACCTCCAGTTACATTCAAAGATATGGCTCCATTTGTCCCTCCGTTACAGGAAGCATTCGTCACGGCAGAACTGATAAGCAAAGAGGCCGGTTGAGTAACAGATGCAGTAGTTGAAAATGTACAACCAGCGTTGTCAGTAACCATTAGGGTATAGTTGCCAGCCGAAATGCCAGTTCTATTCAGAGTAGTGATGCCGCTTCCCCAATTATAGGAATATGGTGCTGTCCCGCCTGAAGGACTGGTATTTATCCATCCGTTTGAACCTTTATTACATGAAACGTGTCCAACAGCAAGGCTTGCTGTCAGAGGTGTGGGTTGATTGACTGTGGCAGAAGTAGTAACTCTACAGGCATGATTATCCGTAAGTGTTAGGCTATAGGCTCCAGCCGGAACGGCCAGCAAATCTTCAGTAGTGGCCGTATTGCTCCAGGAAAATGTATAAGGAGCCCATCCTCCGGTAGCATCAATATTCACCTGACCATTATTTGCACCAAAGCAGGTAGCGTTTACAGCTGAAGAAGATATATTTAGTTTACTTGGTTGATTTACATCTAATGAACTGGCTGCAGAACATCCGAGATGGTCGGTAACGGTTACCAAATAATTCCCTGCCGCCAAACCCGATCTGCTCTGAGCAGTGCTTCCTCCTGACCAATTGTAAGAGTAGGGTGTACTTCCATTCAAAATAGTCAAGCTGATAACCCCGTTGCTGTCTCCAAAACAAAGTTGATCTGTGATGGTAGAATTTATAACTATCTTAAAAGGAGGCTGAGTAATAGTTGCTGATTTAGTAATAGTACAACCGTGATTATCTGTAACCGTTACGTTATAAGAACCAGCCGATAGCGATTGAACGTTCTGTGTAGTACTACCATTACTCCACAAATAAGAATAGGGAGCCCATCCGTTATTCACCACAGCATCTATAGTTCCTGCGTTTACCCCAAAACAAACATTGTCCGTTTTGCTGGTAAAGAGTGACAAAGCCGTATATGTGACTATGGTTGCACTCGCTGTAGAGGAGCAGCCATTAGCATCGGTGACGGTTACCGTATAAGTTCCTGAATTGACGTTCATTCTATTAGGGGCAACAACTCCAGAGCCCCACCAATAAGAATAAGGACCGTTTCCTCCAGTTACCGTAGTGAAAACAGAACCCGTTGGGCCACCAGTGCATGCCAAGTCAGAAGGAGTCGCTGTAGCAGTTAGTTTAAGCGGTTGAGGCACGATAGTAAAGGCTGGGGCGGAACCATTACAATTTTTAGAATCGGTGATGGTAACTGAATAAGTTCCGGAAGAAAGGCCGGTTCGGTTCTTTGCAGTTCCGCCATCAGACCAAAAATAGGTGTAACCAGGACTACCTCCGCTAACGACAGTGTTAATGGCTCCATTATTACTGCCAAAACAAGTAAGCGGTACAGGAGATAGGCTAACGGAAATTGCAGCGGGATCACCTATAATGATTTTACTACTGCCTACGCAGCCAGTCCCAGAAGTAGCAGAAACCGTGTAGCTGCCCGCCGATAGACCAGATAGATTTTGCGTAGTATCTCCATTGCTCCAAAGAAACGTGAAAGGCGAAACACCTCCTGTAACAGAAAAATGGTGATAGTTCCATTGTGGCCGCCGCTACAAGCAGGATTAGTAAATGTGGTATTCACAATTACATCTGTGGCTTGTGTAATGTTAACTGAGATACTAGCGGTTGCACCCAGATTATCTGTAGCGGTTACAGTATAAAGACCCGAGGCAAGTCCGGCTCTGTTTTGTTGTGTGCTGCTGTCGCTCCACAGAAAGGAAAAAGGGGCAGTACCACTGGTGGTCGCAATGGTTATAGTGCCATTGCTTCCACCGTAGCAGGTAACATGGGTATGAGTCTCGCTAAGCGTACTAGCCTGGGCGCTTATTGTTGATATTAAAAAACAAAAAATAAATGCTGCTGCACCTAAAAACTTTCTCATGTTCAGGATCTCCTATTTTATGCTCTCCAATACCCATTATAGTATCCAAAGAGCAGCTCCTGACTATTTATACGTGAGAATTGCTTAAAAGTTATAGAAGATTCAATCGGGATATAGTTTTATACAATACGCTGATTGTGTTGGAACCTTTCGTGAAGTAATTATATTTGCGCCCCTGTTGAAGGCGAGGTAGCTCAGCTGGTTAGAGCGCAGCACTCATAATGCTGAGGTCGGGGATTCGAGCTCCCCCCTCGCTACTCAAAAATCAGAATTTATATTCAGCGAAGTTTTCCGAAAACTCATCCAGCTTAAAGGCTGGGTTTATGATTAGGTTGCTGATTTCATACCGCTCAAATACCCCTTTATTGTCGCTCATTTCCTGAAAAATCGGAAAATGTGTCTCTTTATCAATATAAAACACAGTTTTACGAGCATAGGTTGTAGGAATTTTCAGGACTCTGCCGGTCAAATCTTCCTCAAAACTCTTTACCCCATTTAATTCTGCGATGCTATATTCGGGTATCAGAAACTTCAGAGCTACATCATACATTTTCTCGCCCTTTAAGGCCCGATAGGTCGTTAAGGCCCAAGTGGGATCATAAATCACAACTCGGTAGCAACTCTTTCCGCTCCAATTCACCTCTCCTTCATACATGAAAACCGAATCGAATTTGCCCACAGCATCTGCCCTTTCTACCCCCTTTTTGACAATATCACTTACAATATTGAACCCCGATGAAAGAATCGTATGGTGTTGATTTTTAGTCAGCAGATTATTAAAGGGACTCATTTTAAGAGTAGGCAAAAACCTTCCTGCGTTCACCAGCGCTTTATTATCACGCATACCCTCCACGTAAAGTATCTCGACACCCAGATTCGGCTCTGTCACCATCTTCAGGTAAATCTTTTAGGGTGGACGTTTACTTTAGTCAAGACATTGGTCTTGTGCAAGGCGCTTTGATTTGGAATCCGCTCGTTGGTATGCATTATATACGTGCAGCCCTTATGCGAACCTATGGCATCAAACATCCCATTTATAATGCTCCGAGCATTGGCCTCGTCCTGCGCGGATACAAAATGATTAAACGAAACTGATAGTAAAATGATTAGTAACCCAGATCGAAGACTTGTAAATTTCATTAGGCAAACTTACCGCAAAATATATTAGAACAGCTATTGAATTGCAAATCAGCACACTTATACATTGCGCCTACCTATAGAAATGAAGACTACATTAATCCTTAAAGTCGAAAATTTCAAAGCGCTACTATCAATGCGTACAAACAAATAATGTTATGTTCAAAGGTTTGTTTCAATACAGAAATTTTTAGAGTATTTTTGTTCTTTGAATAAATCTAAATAATGATGAGCATGGTCCCGAGGTTTTCGCCTGAGCGTCCCGTTTTTCAGCTAGAATTGAAAAAACGAGTAGAAGCCTATTTTAAGGAAAAGGATATTCGTATGACCGGCAACTGGAAGTTGTATGTAAAGTCCGGGGTACTTACACTTAGTTTTATAGTGCTTTACTCTCTACTCGTATTCTTTACTCCCCATTGGACTCTTGCCCTCTTGCTCTGCGTGATATTCGGAGTGAACGTAGCGGCTATAGGCTTTAACGTGATGCACGATGGTGCGCATGGCAGCTTCTCTACTTCACGAGTATGGAATAATCTAGCGGCAAACAGTCTCGACTTTTTGGGAGCCAGTTCCTTTATGTGGCGAGTGAAACACAACCTTATACACCATACCTACACCAACATTGACGGATTGGATGATGACATTGATGTGAAACCTTGGATGCGCATGACTTTGACACAGAAAAAATATTTCTTTCACCGTTTCCAGCATATATACTTCATCCTGCTCTACTCCTTTCTCTATCTATTGTGGATTGGGGTGATGGATTTCCAGAAGTATTTCAAGGGTAAGGTAGGCGAAATTGCCATCAAGGAAATGGCAGCTAAAGACCATATCATTTTTTGGGCAAGTAAACTTTCTTTTATCGCTATTTTCATCGTCTTGCCTATATATATGACTGGTATAGTCAGCTATTTAATCGGCTTTTTCGTTTTTTCCGCCACCACCGGTATCATTATCAGCTTGGTGTTTCAATTGGCACATGCAGTAGAAGATGTCGAATTCCCTTCGGCAGCCGAAGGGAAAAACGTGATGGAAGATGAATGGGCAGTCCATCAGGTAAAGACAACGGCAAATTTCGCTACAAAAAACAAAATCGTCACTTGGCTGGTGGGTGGTCTAAATTTTCAAATCGAACATCATCTATTCCCCAAAATCAGCCATATCCATTATCCGGAGATTAGCAAGATTGTGAAAAAGACCAGTGAGGAATTTGGCATAAAATATCAAGAATATACCAAAACGCGCCATGCCATCGTCGCACACTTTCTGCTGCTCAAAAAAGTAGGAGCGGCGGCCTAATAAAGAACCGCTATTAAGAATCATGACCTGTAGCTTTTGGCTATATTTTGGCGGCTATATGCCGCTATCTTTCTTCATTCGCGCAGAGTCCGAAACGAGTCTCCTCGGTAGGGGAAATATTTCCAAAGCCCCGATTTATGGTGGAATATATAAGAGCTATTTGTTTATTGCCTAAAACTTGATTTTTCATCAAAAAACCAGTTATTCTATAATAAAATCAGTTTTCCTTTGATAAAATCAATTTTCTAATGGGAATCTGGAAATTCTAATGGAAATCTCAGGATTCAGTAGGAAATCTGGGAATTCCGTAGGATTTCTCGAAATTCCATTGGAATGGCTAATTTATGCCTTAATTGACCATTTTTTTGTTGAAAGTCTATTTATTTATCCATGTAAAGTATTCCTCCCCCACCAGCAGAGCCTCGTTTCGGACCCTGCGCGAATGAAAGAGTAAGCTAGCCTTCAACCGCAGAGTCCCTTTTTTCTTCTATTTTCGTTGAAAAAGAGACTCTGATAGGGGGGAGATATAACCACAGGACAATGAAACGAATGAATTTCATATTAACTACACTTGCATCTGTACCTATACTGACATTTGCAAAAATGAAATCAATAATTTCTATGAGAACAGACAAAGGATTTAAAGTTGCTTCGGGTGAAGCACGGTTTGGCACTCACTACAAAATGAAAGGGGTCACCATAAACACATTGGACATTAAAATATCGGGGAAAGATACCGAAAACGATTTGGCAGTTTTTGAGCAGACAGGTTTAACTCCTAAAGGCGGGCCTCCTTTGCATATTCATCCAAACCAAGACGAATGGTTTTATGTTATTGAGGGAGCCTATTTATTTCAGGTTGGCGAGGACAAATATCAAATGAAAGCAGGTGAGACTATTTTTCTTCCACGAAAAGTTCCACATGCTTTTGTTCAACTCACTGAAAAAGGAAAAATGATTGTCTCTTATCTGCCGGCAGGCAAAATGGAAGAGTTCTTTGCCGTTACTGACAAGTGGACTTCACTGCCAACGAAAGAAGAAATAGCAAAAGTATTTGCAGACCATGATATGCAAGTAGTTGGAGCACCATTAAAAGCTGAATAACAAATTTCCCCTCCACAGAGCCTCGCTTCGTGACTCTGCGTGAATGAAAGAGTAAACTAACTCAGCGTAGTGAATCTTCCTAACTAAACCAATCTTTAGTTTTTACAAAAGAAGTCGCCCCTGTTAAGAGCAGGAAGGTGCCTTTTTTGTTTTGGCTAAACTGAAACTTTTAAACCAAATTCAATTTCCTGAATCGGAAAAAGAGGAGGCTGCCTACCAGAATCAGGAACCAGTAAAGCCATTCGGCGGTCCAAATCCAAAAGGTGTTGACAAAAGGGAAGGTGAACAGCACTTGAAAATAGATGACGTAAATTATGACGGCGGAAACCTGTATGGCGAGCGCAACATAAATGTCGCCTATGCTAATGACTCCGTTAAAAATGATGTTGGTGAAAGAAGCGAGAAGAAGCACAACAAAAGTGACCGGTAGTATATGAATAGCAATAGGAATCAAGTCGGCATCTTGCGGGCTAGTAAATATCCCGATAAAAAATTTCGACATCAGAAAGATGATGATACAAGAAACCACTGCCATGACCAAACTCACCAGACTTATTCGGCGGATGGCTATCTTAATTCCTCCAAAATCCTTTTGGCCGACCAAATTGCTGATTAGCGTGTTGGCCGTTGAGCCGAGCGACCACGTGGGTATAGTGAAAAACAAAATGATTTGCCGAAAAATAGAAGAAATGGCGAGTGAATCTTTTCCCAAGACGGTTTCTATTCGGGCAAAAGAAAAGCCAGCCCCGACCGCCGCAAACGATTGTACCATTAGAGGCACGGCTATGTTGCTCATTTCGCGCAGGGTACTTGCCTCAAATTTATGAAATCGAAATAGCCTGTATTCATGGACTCTTTGTTTGTAAAAACATCCTCCAAACATCAATAGCAGGCAAAACACTTCAGCAATACTGGTAGCAAGGCCAGAGCCGGCAATGCCCATTTCGGGAAGACCGAGTTTGCCATACACTAAAGCGTAATTCAGCACAATGTTGAGCACGGTCATGAGGAAAACAGAAAATGCCAAAATAGGTGTGCGCCCGATGCCGGAATAAAAGGCAATGAACACGAAAGTGATAAAGCTGGGAACGATGCCTAAAATCCGGTACCGAAGAAATTCATCACACATGGAGATGATATCTTCATTGGAAAGCATAAACGATAGAATGTCATGCGAAAACATTTTGATGACGAAGAACAACAGGGTAGAAACAATGAGCAAGGATACGAGTGTGGTATCCACGATAACGCCCACTTGGTTTATTTTCTTTTCGCCCATACGGCGGGCAATAATGATTTGTGTGCCCCGCGTAAAACTGAACCCCATCATAAAAAGAACCGAATAGAAAATGCTCCCAAAACCGATTGCATCTAATTGTAACTTTCCCAGATTGCCAACAAAGATGGTATCAAACACCCCGTTGAATGTCCAGGCCGTATTCCCTAGAATCAAGGGAAGAGCAATTTTCAAAATCTCTTTATAAGTTGCCTTTAACTGTGCCATTTCTCAAGTCGAAGATTCAAATAATTTTCAATTCACACAATCACCATCGTGGAAGATCCTTTAGCCACGATCACTTCCACTCCATCTTCCTTCAAATAATAAACCTCTCCTTCGCAGAAATGAAAACGATTGCCGGGTTTCGCTACGCTCCCTCTAACAAAAAATCTTTTTGCTGTACCGGGATTGAAATAGGAAACCTTTGCTTCTACCGTAAATACCTGTTGTTCTGCTGTCACTAAGGTATAGGCAGCAAAGCCTTGAACGATATCCAGCAGGGCGGAGGTGACTCCTCCATGCAGCCATCCATTTTGCTGTTCGTGGATTTCAAGAAAATCCATTGTGCCTTCAACAAATCCTGCTTCGATGCGTGAAAAAACAAAGCCCAAATAGTTCATGAACTTGTTTCCTGCAATTTTCTGCTCCGTATATTTCTTGAATTCTGGATTTCTGGATTCCTGTTTTATCATGCCATCAAACATAATTTTTTTAGATGAGGATTAGACGAGACTAAAAGATAATCAGATTATAAATACAGGAAATAGTACCGATTCATGCCCCGGTTTCTTTGCTCAATAATTATACTTTCGCACAATGTCATCGGCACAAATCAAGAGTACATACATGAGCATCGGAGCGCTGGACGTAAGCATCCCTCCCTCCTCGCTTGTCTTGAAATTGGCGATTAACTTAAAATCCATCCGATATTACATTCAGGCTACCTCACACAATCAGATCATCCTATTCGGAAAATACACGCTCCATCATGTGAAAAACACCGGTGACTTGATTTCGCGTTTGGAGAGAATAGTGGAAAAGGATGAGTCGCTGCAACTCGCCTTTTCAAAAGTAGTGATTGGTATAGATACCGCATATACACTTATGCCTTCCGAGGGTTCACAACCGCAGGAAAACGTGTTAGTTCAGAAAATAGAGGAAGCGGGACTGGATATTGCTTTTAGTACAGATGACCTGCTGAAATACAGCCTAACCAAACTCTTCAAAAATACAGAGATTGTTCATCTCAACTCTTCGTTATTGAAGTTACTTCCCGAATATGCGCGACGGGAAACGACCGATAAATTGTTTGTGAATGTAGAACAGGATTATCTGGACATCATTCGTTATTCATCAGACCATCAGTTGCAATTAATGAATCGCTATCCCTATCGTCATGAGAATGATTTTATCTATTACCTCTTGCTCTGTGCAGAAGATTTAAAGATAGACCGACAAACCGTAGATCTGGTGCTGTTGGGCGAGGTGGATATACAATCGCAGATTTATGCCTTGTGTTATCGCTATTTTCGTAACCTTGGTTTCATTCAACAGCCTTCTAACATTTCATTCACTAAGGCTTTTGATTTATATCCGAAACACCTTCATTTCAATCTCTACAATCTGAGCGCATGAGAATCATCGGGGGAAACCTTAAAGGCATCCGCTTTCAGCCACCACAGAATATACCTACTCGACCTACTACCGACTTCGCTAAAGAAGGCATGTTCAATATGTTGAGCCACAGTTTCAATTTTGAAAACACCAAAGTGCTCGATCTCTTCGGCGGAACCGGAAGCATCTCTTATGAATTTGCATCAAGAGGATGCAAAGACATTACGACGATTGAGATATTTCCCAAATGTGCCGCCTTTATTAAAAAAACAGTCCTCGACCTGAATTTACCAGCAGTTCATGTCTTACAAATGGATGTGTTTCAATTCATCAAAAACGCACATCATAAATATCATCTCATTTTTGCAGGCCCACCTTACCCATTAGAAAACCTGGCAACGCTTCCTGATTTGATTTTTCAATATCAATTGGTGGATGGCCCTGGTTGGTTTATTCTGGAGCATAATCCAAACCATGATTTCAAAAACCATCCCCACTATTATAAAGAGAAGAATTATGGCACTACTATCTTTTCTATCTTTGTAAATCATCCCGAAAAGAAAGAAGATGAAGTTATCGAATCATAAAATTGCTGTTTTCCCAGGCTCCTTTGACCCCATTACTATCGGGCATGAAGACATAGTGCGGAGGGCGTTACCTTTGTTTGACAAAGTTATTATCGCCATTGGCAGCAATTCGCAGAAGAAATCCTTGTTTTCCTTGGAGCAGCGTATTGAATGGATTGATAAAGTTTTTACCGGCGAAAAAAAGGTTTCTGTAGAAAGCTACGAAGGCCTGACCGTTCATTTTTGCGAAAGAAAAAACGCTAACTATTTACTGCGCGGCATCCGTTCGGCTGCTGATTTTGAATACGAAAAAACGATTGCCCACCTGAATCATGACATGCTTCCCCAACTGGAAACCATCCTCATTCTTGCTCGGCCTGAATTGTCTTCTATCTCCTCTACCATTGTCCGCGAAATCATTCAGGGCAAAGGCAAAATGAAGAAGTTTGTTCCTAAAGCTATCGCGGGAGATTTCAAATAGGTAATGAAGAATTCTATTTTTCTGATGGCCTTCTTGATGGTCGGTCTATGGACATTGGCACAGGACCAACAAAGTGCATCTGCCACACTTCGCGAGCTGAAACACGGCAGCTTGATAGTCCGCCTCAAAACCAATCAGAAGAGTGTAGATGCCTATCGGCGAGCCGGGAAACAGCAGATTGCACAACGTATTGAAGAAGAACGCAGAAGTCAAAACCAAAGAATCTACTGGGCTTTCAAAGGCTATTTTCGTTTTTGTAAAGTATATTTCATTTACGCATACGAAACAATGAATTTTCTAAAGGGCACACCGGGCCTCTTACTCAATCAGAATTTAGACCCCGACTCTTCGATTATATTTTCCGACTCCAGTTTTGTGTTTTGCGAATATGGCAGCGCACAGCCTTTTGCTGATTTTGAAGCCAACCTTTTGAGAACAGTTCTGCGGATAAACTCATAAAAGCCAACGCGAATACCGAGCCTGCTAAAGATGCCGGAATACCACAACCAACTAGGGTTGAAAAGTCAACCGCCACAGCTACCACAAGTGGTTTAGTGCTATCTGATAAAAACCTTCACCAACTGGAAAGACCGTTTCCTTATGTCATTCCCGTACTGGGCGAGAATTATAATGGTCCCGTTAAATCCCTCACCCGCGAACTGGAGCGAGCCTATGGCCGCCTGGTGATCCGCAGAGATTATAAAGAGAAGGTGAAGGAAATGAAGAAGCGGCAAAAAGCACAGATGAAGTCTCTCCAGAATTGATGCAATGAAAATCCTCGACCTTGGTTTAAAAAAGTATGCAGAAGTCCTGCACAT from Bacteroidota bacterium encodes the following:
- a CDS encoding gliding motility-associated C-terminal domain-containing protein, with protein sequence MPQPLKLTATATPSDLACTGGPTGSVFTTVTGGNGPYSYWWGSGVVAPNRMNVNSGTYTVTVTDANGCSSTASATIVTYTALSLFTSKTDNVCFGVNAGTIDAVVNNGWAPYSYLWSNGSTTQNVQSLSAGSYNVTVTDNHGCTITKSATITQPPFKIVINSTITDQLCFGDSNGVISLTILNGSTPYSYNWSGGSTAQSRSGLAAGNYLVTVTDHLGCSAASSLDVNQPSKLNISSSAVNATCFGANNGQVNIDATGGWAPYTFSWSNTATTEDLLAVPAGAYSLTLTDNHACRVTTSATVNQPTPLTASLAVGHVSCNKGSNGWINTSPSGGTAPYSYNWGSGITTLNRTGISAGNYTLMVTDNAGCTFSTTASVTQPASLLISSAVTNASCNGGTNGAISLNVTGGTSSYNYLWNDGYTTQSRIGLITGNYLVTVTDFATCTATDTITVGQASSIVVSSTKVDVKCYAGSDGAIQVNVNGGTAPYSYQWSDAVCTANRSSLSDGTYYLTTTDNVGCTSMNSFVISQPSALNVTSIVNNVSCFNGTNGAIQLSATGGTSGYSYNWGGGVATQNRNAVTAGNYSVTVSDNSNCSTTHSVSISQPTELSIGAVVNDISCNSGNNGSINLSINGGVSSYTYDWGGGINSISRNNLVAGDYPVTVTDANYCIAHKIFTVSEPDPLVITTSKLDIACFAQSSGRIDVNVTGGTPSYTFDWGGSVSTQNITGVSTGTYTVTVIDNNGCSGTASEEISQPTQMSTTIFSITNPSCHGLSDGKVDIGVNGGTGPYTYLWSNGSTNKTLTNALAGNHSVTVTDANQCTALTSISLNQPAFINVAISKSDITCFGNSDGSITATASGGKNGFTYSWNTSATTPALNNLAAATYLVTVKDISNCSVSTSVVINQPSSIQVSESHQDVSCNGTASGTISILSSGGAGSHTYHWEDNSTLPNRNNLGAGDYSVTVTDVNSCSVVQNITINQTSDITIAEQHTDFACSNKPGTAIISVTGGTPPYHYGWNDGPTIKDRSNMVAGAYSVTVTDVASCSASKGVNIASLSQLNATITKTDIVCNGSLSGKLNTSVSGGLPGYSYLWNNGATTPNLSNLAAGQYEITITDGNGCATIYDETIASGVSIQINDSIQQLSCYGENNGAINVNIDGGTAPYTFNWNNNSNSRNLSNVVAGNYSITVTDANQCTSSKSNLIIHQPSEIKVQPTITPVGCSEQSSGSVELAVSGGVGPYRFSWDNQDSTAAIHQLNPGDYSVVITDQKRCAISKTFSVLTAQPVNVIGNAHNTSCPGVNNGRIELSVTGGVPGYTFEWNNGQTSKDMKQLSEGSYSVKVSDSRGCQTLTDFTITYDYDLTIQASDDASIVSGQTADIWVAANNDHRNKYTWTPAASVVCDECKDTRAFPQESTTYTVQVVDMNGCRATDTLRVEVRKVTDNIFLPNAFTPNNDGNNDVLQLFGDMSDVRQMNFVLFNRLGEKVYETDDHGFQWDGSYRGETSPMGVYRYMMHLVFADGTGKDLQGSVTILR
- a CDS encoding SprB repeat-containing protein encodes the protein MRKFLGAAAFIFCFLISTISAQASTLSETHTHVTCYGGSNGTITIATTSGTAPFSFLWSDSSTQQNRAGLASGLYTVTATDNLGATASISVNITQATDVIVNTTFTNPACSGGHNGTITIFLLQEVFRLSRFFGAMEILRKIYLVYRRAATRFLLLLGLAA
- a CDS encoding DUF1571 domain-containing protein, with protein sequence MVTEPNLGVEILYVEGMRDNKALVNAGRFLPTLKMSPFNNLLTKNQHHTILSSGFNIVSDIVKKGVERADAVGKFDSVFMYEGEVNWSGKSCYRVVIYDPTWALTTYRALKGEKMYDVALKFLIPEYSIAELNGVKSFEEDLTGRVLKIPTTYARKTVFYIDKETHFPIFQEMSDNKGVFERYEISNLIINPAFKLDEFSENFAEYKF
- a CDS encoding acyl-CoA desaturase codes for the protein MVPRFSPERPVFQLELKKRVEAYFKEKDIRMTGNWKLYVKSGVLTLSFIVLYSLLVFFTPHWTLALLLCVIFGVNVAAIGFNVMHDGAHGSFSTSRVWNNLAANSLDFLGASSFMWRVKHNLIHHTYTNIDGLDDDIDVKPWMRMTLTQKKYFFHRFQHIYFILLYSFLYLLWIGVMDFQKYFKGKVGEIAIKEMAAKDHIIFWASKLSFIAIFIVLPIYMTGIVSYLIGFFVFSATTGIIISLVFQLAHAVEDVEFPSAAEGKNVMEDEWAVHQVKTTANFATKNKIVTWLVGGLNFQIEHHLFPKISHIHYPEISKIVKKTSEEFGIKYQEYTKTRHAIVAHFLLLKKVGAAA
- a CDS encoding cupin domain-containing protein, with translation MKRMNFILTTLASVPILTFAKMKSIISMRTDKGFKVASGEARFGTHYKMKGVTINTLDIKISGKDTENDLAVFEQTGLTPKGGPPLHIHPNQDEWFYVIEGAYLFQVGEDKYQMKAGETIFLPRKVPHAFVQLTEKGKMIVSYLPAGKMEEFFAVTDKWTSLPTKEEIAKVFADHDMQVVGAPLKAE
- a CDS encoding MATE family efflux transporter, with the translated sequence MAQLKATYKEILKIALPLILGNTAWTFNGVFDTIFVGNLGKLQLDAIGFGSIFYSVLFMMGFSFTRGTQIIIARRMGEKKINQVGVIVDTTLVSLLIVSTLLFFVIKMFSHDILSFMLSNEDIISMCDEFLRYRILGIVPSFITFVFIAFYSGIGRTPILAFSVFLMTVLNIVLNYALVYGKLGLPEMGIAGSGLATSIAEVFCLLLMFGGCFYKQRVHEYRLFRFHKFEASTLREMSNIAVPLMVQSFAAVGAGFSFARIETVLGKDSLAISSIFRQIILFFTIPTWSLGSTANTLISNLVGQKDFGGIKIAIRRISLVSLVMAVVSCIIIFLMSKFFIGIFTSPQDADLIPIAIHILPVTFVVLLLASFTNIIFNGVISIGDIYVALAIQVSAVIIYVIYFQVLFTFPFVNTFWIWTAEWLYWFLILVGSLLFFRFRKLNLV
- a CDS encoding PaaI family thioesterase; its protein translation is MIKQESRNPEFKKYTEQKIAGNKFMNYLGFVFSRIEAGFVEGTMDFLEIHEQQNGWLHGGVTSALLDIVQGFAAYTLVTAEQQVFTVEAKVSYFNPGTAKRFFVRGSVAKPGNRFHFCEGEVYYLKEDGVEVIVAKGSSTMVIV
- a CDS encoding DUF3822 family protein, whose protein sequence is MSSAQIKSTYMSIGALDVSIPPSSLVLKLAINLKSIRYYIQATSHNQIILFGKYTLHHVKNTGDLISRLERIVEKDESLQLAFSKVVIGIDTAYTLMPSEGSQPQENVLVQKIEEAGLDIAFSTDDLLKYSLTKLFKNTEIVHLNSSLLKLLPEYARRETTDKLFVNVEQDYLDIIRYSSDHQLQLMNRYPYRHENDFIYYLLLCAEDLKIDRQTVDLVLLGEVDIQSQIYALCYRYFRNLGFIQQPSNISFTKAFDLYPKHLHFNLYNLSA
- a CDS encoding RsmD family RNA methyltransferase is translated as MRIIGGNLKGIRFQPPQNIPTRPTTDFAKEGMFNMLSHSFNFENTKVLDLFGGTGSISYEFASRGCKDITTIEIFPKCAAFIKKTVLDLNLPAVHVLQMDVFQFIKNAHHKYHLIFAGPPYPLENLATLPDLIFQYQLVDGPGWFILEHNPNHDFKNHPHYYKEKNYGTTIFSIFVNHPEKKEDEVIES